The following are encoded in a window of Paludisphaera rhizosphaerae genomic DNA:
- a CDS encoding PAS domain-containing protein, producing the protein MLARYLAAAAAVAAAAGLTAVSWPLAESTPFAAFFAAVMLVAWVGGVGPSLLATALSIPAVTYWFVPPYHSFGFRPESAAGVVVFGIVAMFMAAFAAARSGVEARERSLQRRFEEIATSIADAVATTDASGHVTFLNAAAERLSGWSSAEAAGRSIRDVFSTTVGPADEALASVPGPDAVRRFDCGVITGRDGVVRAVEGSVAPIFDEQGRIVGTVLSCRDVSDRLRDREALRRTEALNREMLDAGLDCLKTLSLDGRILSINETGLRMMDVDEFETIKGREWAELWPESARFRVREAVRRAASGEPDRFEAPCPTVKNVPKEWEVHLTPILGADGRPERLYCVSRDVTDRMKAAAELRVSEERYRSLFNSIDEGFCVIEMIFDEAGKPVDFLFLEANPAYAGLTGLGQVVGKRMREIIPDHDEHWFETYGKVALTGEPVRFVNTAEKMGGQWFDVYASPAGGRKVAVLFQNVTAAVLAERERERLLSSLNQERANLEAVVQSAPAFICTLRGPDHVFTLANRLYYEMVGDRDLIGRPVREAFPDLEGQGFFELLDQVFRSGEPFVGKEMPILFRRDGGAIERRFLNFVYQAVIEGDGVVSGIFVHGVDVTDMVVARETVRDSEARFRQLADAMPQAVWAARSDGTVDYFNRKWREYGDYPEGVLGGPRWARIIHPDDVDRARDAWQESVRTGRPFEVEYRLRRASDGTHRWHLGRALPIEDSRGRIVRWFGTNTDVDDVKRLSEALQQADRRKDEFLATLAHELRNPLAPLSNGLQLLELGQAADAARSTIGMMTRQLGHMVHLIDDLMDVARVRSGKISLRKQRVELQAVAAGAVEAGRQYIEAGRHELTATMPPEPIPLDADPTRLTQVISNLLNNAAKYTEPGGRIDLTVTREGAEAVVSVRDTGVGIAPEMLPKVFDMFTQVDASLHRAQGGLGVGLTIVRRLVEMHGGRIEVRSEGVGKGSEFRVHLPIADVAPVAANPARPEVDEVAPAGAIRVLVVDDVRDSADSLSRLLTLDGHDVHTAYDGAQALAEASAFPPDVILLDLGLPDKNGFEVAAELRADPAFRDAMLVALTGWGQPEDRRRSGEVGFDHHLVKPVEIDVLRNILSAVAQSTPKRGRTALAVRGGS; encoded by the coding sequence ATGCTCGCTCGTTACCTGGCGGCGGCGGCCGCGGTTGCTGCGGCCGCCGGGCTGACGGCCGTGAGCTGGCCCCTGGCGGAGTCGACGCCGTTCGCCGCGTTCTTCGCCGCGGTGATGCTTGTTGCGTGGGTGGGCGGAGTCGGTCCCAGTTTGCTGGCGACGGCGCTCTCGATTCCCGCTGTCACCTACTGGTTCGTGCCGCCCTACCATTCGTTCGGCTTCAGGCCCGAATCGGCGGCCGGCGTCGTGGTTTTCGGGATCGTTGCGATGTTCATGGCGGCCTTCGCCGCGGCTCGGTCTGGAGTCGAGGCGCGCGAGCGTTCGCTGCAGCGACGGTTCGAGGAGATCGCCACGAGCATCGCCGACGCCGTGGCGACGACCGACGCCTCGGGCCACGTGACGTTCCTCAATGCGGCAGCCGAACGGCTTTCGGGGTGGTCGTCGGCCGAGGCCGCGGGCCGGTCCATTCGCGACGTTTTCTCGACGACCGTAGGCCCTGCCGACGAGGCGCTCGCCTCGGTTCCGGGCCCCGACGCGGTCCGAAGGTTCGACTGCGGCGTGATCACAGGGCGGGACGGAGTCGTCCGGGCCGTCGAGGGGAGCGTTGCGCCGATCTTCGACGAACAGGGGAGGATCGTCGGCACGGTCTTGAGTTGCCGGGACGTGAGCGACCGGCTCCGCGATCGCGAGGCCCTGCGTCGAACGGAGGCCCTCAACCGCGAGATGCTCGACGCGGGGCTCGACTGTCTCAAGACCCTGTCGCTCGACGGTCGTATCCTCTCCATCAACGAGACTGGCCTCCGGATGATGGACGTCGACGAGTTCGAGACGATCAAGGGCCGGGAGTGGGCCGAGCTCTGGCCTGAATCGGCGCGGTTTCGAGTTCGCGAAGCCGTCCGCCGCGCCGCCTCCGGCGAGCCCGATCGGTTCGAAGCCCCCTGCCCGACTGTGAAGAACGTCCCGAAGGAGTGGGAGGTCCACCTGACCCCGATCCTCGGGGCCGATGGTCGTCCCGAGCGGCTCTACTGCGTCTCGCGCGACGTCACCGATCGCATGAAAGCCGCGGCCGAACTGCGCGTGAGCGAGGAACGGTATCGCAGTCTCTTCAACTCGATCGACGAGGGCTTTTGCGTCATCGAGATGATCTTCGACGAAGCGGGGAAGCCGGTCGACTTCCTGTTTCTGGAGGCGAATCCGGCCTACGCCGGTCTGACCGGGCTCGGCCAGGTTGTGGGGAAGCGGATGCGAGAGATCATCCCCGACCACGATGAACATTGGTTTGAGACTTATGGCAAGGTCGCGCTGACTGGCGAACCTGTCCGGTTCGTCAACACAGCCGAGAAGATGGGCGGCCAGTGGTTCGACGTTTACGCCTCGCCGGCCGGCGGCCGCAAGGTGGCCGTCCTGTTCCAGAATGTGACGGCCGCCGTGCTGGCCGAGCGGGAGCGGGAGCGACTCCTGTCGAGCCTCAACCAGGAACGCGCCAACCTGGAGGCCGTCGTCCAGAGCGCGCCCGCCTTTATTTGCACTCTGCGGGGGCCGGACCACGTCTTCACGCTGGCGAATCGTCTCTATTACGAGATGGTGGGCGACAGGGATCTGATCGGCCGGCCGGTTCGCGAGGCGTTTCCCGACCTCGAAGGGCAGGGATTTTTCGAGCTGCTCGACCAGGTCTTCCGTTCGGGCGAGCCGTTCGTCGGCAAGGAGATGCCGATCCTTTTCCGCCGCGACGGAGGCGCGATCGAGAGGCGGTTCCTCAACTTCGTCTACCAGGCCGTCATCGAAGGCGACGGCGTCGTCTCCGGGATCTTCGTCCACGGGGTCGACGTGACCGACATGGTCGTCGCCCGCGAAACCGTCCGCGACAGCGAGGCCCGCTTCCGCCAACTGGCCGACGCCATGCCCCAGGCCGTCTGGGCGGCCCGCTCGGACGGAACGGTCGACTACTTCAACCGCAAGTGGCGCGAGTACGGAGACTATCCCGAGGGGGTGCTGGGCGGCCCTCGGTGGGCGCGCATCATCCACCCCGACGACGTCGACCGCGCCCGAGACGCCTGGCAGGAGTCGGTCCGCACCGGCCGTCCGTTCGAGGTTGAGTATCGACTTCGCCGCGCGTCCGACGGCACACATCGTTGGCATCTGGGGCGAGCCCTGCCGATCGAGGACTCGCGCGGCCGGATCGTCCGCTGGTTCGGAACCAACACCGACGTCGATGACGTCAAGCGGCTCTCCGAGGCGCTCCAGCAGGCCGATCGTCGCAAGGACGAGTTCCTGGCGACGCTGGCCCACGAGCTGCGCAATCCGCTGGCGCCCCTGAGCAACGGCCTTCAACTGCTCGAACTGGGACAGGCGGCCGACGCCGCGCGATCGACGATCGGCATGATGACCCGGCAACTCGGCCACATGGTCCACCTGATCGACGACCTGATGGACGTCGCTCGTGTACGGAGCGGGAAGATTTCCTTGCGCAAACAGCGCGTGGAGCTTCAAGCCGTGGCGGCAGGAGCCGTGGAGGCCGGCCGTCAGTACATCGAGGCCGGCCGACATGAGTTGACGGCGACGATGCCTCCAGAGCCGATCCCGCTCGACGCCGACCCGACCCGGCTCACGCAGGTGATCTCCAATCTGTTGAACAATGCGGCCAAGTATACCGAGCCCGGTGGAAGGATCGATCTGACGGTGACTCGCGAAGGCGCCGAGGCCGTCGTGAGCGTCCGCGATACGGGCGTCGGCATCGCACCGGAGATGCTCCCGAAGGTCTTCGACATGTTCACCCAGGTGGACGCCTCGCTCCATCGAGCGCAGGGGGGCCTGGGAGTGGGCCTGACGATCGTCCGTCGTCTGGTCGAGATGCACGGCGGTCGCATCGAGGTCCGGAGCGAAGGGGTCGGCAAGGGGAGCGAGTTCCGCGTCCACCTGCCGATCGCCGACGTCGCGCCCGTCGCAGCCAACCCCGCCCGCCCCGAGGTCGACGAGGTAGCTCCGGCCGGTGCGATCCGTGTGCTGGTCGTCGACGACGTCCGCGATTCGGCCGACTCGCTGTCACGGCTGCTCACGCTCGACGGCCACGACGTCCACACGGCCTACGACGGCGCTCAGGCGCTGGCCGAGGCCTCCGCTTTCCCGCCCGACGTCATCCTGCTGGACCTTGGTCTGCCCGACAAAAACGGCTTTGAAGTCGCCGCGGAGCTTCGGGCGGACCCCGCCTTTCGAGACGCCATGCTCGTCGCCCTGACCGGCTGGGGCCAGCCTGAGGACCGCCGCCGCAGCGGCGAGGTAGGCTTCGACCATCACCTGGTCAAACCCGTCGAGATCGACGTCCTCCGCAACATCCTTTCCGCAGTCGCTCAGTCGACTCCCAAACGTGGCCGCACCGCGCTGGCCGTTCGAGGGGGCTCGTGA
- the msrA gene encoding peptide-methionine (S)-S-oxide reductase MsrA, producing the protein MATATFGAGCFWGVEEAFRRLPGVLEATSGYMGGTVENPTYQQVCTDQTGHAEVVQVEYDPARITYQQLLDAFFRLHNPTTLNRQGPDFGSQYRSAIFTYDPDQEREAAETVQRLEESGAYQRPIVTQIVPAGPFWRAEEYHQRYIQKHGGASCHI; encoded by the coding sequence ATGGCGACCGCCACATTCGGGGCCGGGTGCTTCTGGGGCGTCGAGGAGGCCTTCCGCCGGCTCCCCGGGGTGCTTGAAGCGACTTCCGGGTACATGGGGGGAACGGTCGAGAATCCCACCTACCAGCAGGTTTGCACGGACCAGACGGGCCACGCCGAGGTCGTCCAGGTCGAATACGACCCCGCGCGAATCACCTATCAACAACTCCTGGACGCCTTCTTCCGGCTCCACAATCCGACGACTTTGAACCGCCAGGGGCCGGACTTCGGCAGCCAGTACCGCTCGGCGATCTTCACCTACGATCCCGATCAGGAGCGTGAGGCCGCTGAGACGGTTCAGCGTCTTGAAGAATCCGGCGCGTATCAGCGGCCGATCGTGACCCAGATCGTTCCCGCGGGGCCGTTCTGGCGGGCCGAGGAATACCACCAGCGCTACATTCAGAAGCACGGCGGAGCGAGCTGCCACATCTGA
- a CDS encoding NADH:flavin oxidoreductase/NADH oxidase, producing the protein MTTSTSSIPAGSLFAPYTIRGLTLRNRVAMSPMCQYSSQDGLASDWHLVHLGARASGGVGLVIVEATAVTPEGRISPGDMGIWSDRHIEPLARIVSYVESQGAAPGIQLAHAGRKASCDVPWRGGKAILDPALGGWPVVGPSPIPFDETSPVPHELSEAEIDAHVDAFEAAARRALAAGFKMIEIHSAHGYLLHEFLSPLSNKRTDRYGGPLENRIRFVSRVAERLRGLMPDSMPLFVRISCTDWVDGGWDVEQSVELARRLKDLGVDMIDCSSGALVPHAKIPVAPGYQVPFARRIREEAGIATAAVGLIRDPAQAEKIIDDGDADLVLLGRELLREPYWVVKALQESGREAPWPIPYGYVFKHRR; encoded by the coding sequence GTGACCACTTCGACCTCGTCGATTCCGGCCGGCTCGCTCTTCGCCCCTTACACGATCCGAGGCCTGACGCTCCGCAACCGCGTGGCGATGTCGCCGATGTGTCAGTACTCGTCGCAGGACGGACTCGCCAGCGACTGGCACCTCGTCCACCTCGGCGCCAGGGCGTCCGGAGGCGTCGGCCTGGTGATCGTCGAGGCCACCGCCGTCACTCCCGAGGGCCGGATCAGCCCCGGCGACATGGGGATCTGGAGCGACCGCCACATCGAGCCCCTCGCGCGGATCGTCAGCTACGTCGAGTCGCAGGGAGCCGCGCCGGGGATTCAGTTGGCTCACGCCGGCCGCAAGGCCAGTTGCGACGTCCCCTGGCGCGGCGGCAAGGCGATCCTCGACCCGGCGCTGGGGGGCTGGCCGGTCGTCGGACCGAGCCCGATTCCCTTCGACGAGACCTCGCCGGTCCCTCATGAACTAAGCGAAGCCGAGATCGACGCTCACGTCGACGCCTTCGAAGCCGCCGCTCGCCGAGCCCTGGCGGCGGGTTTCAAGATGATCGAGATCCACTCGGCCCACGGCTATCTGCTGCACGAGTTCCTCTCGCCGTTGAGCAACAAGCGGACGGACCGCTACGGCGGACCGCTGGAGAATCGCATTCGATTCGTCTCGCGGGTGGCCGAGCGGCTTCGCGGATTGATGCCCGATTCAATGCCGCTCTTCGTCCGAATCTCCTGCACCGACTGGGTCGACGGAGGATGGGACGTCGAGCAGTCCGTCGAGTTGGCTCGCCGGCTGAAGGATCTGGGCGTCGACATGATCGACTGCTCGTCGGGAGCGCTCGTCCCGCACGCGAAGATCCCCGTCGCTCCTGGCTACCAGGTCCCGTTCGCGCGTCGGATCCGCGAGGAGGCGGGGATCGCGACGGCGGCCGTCGGCCTGATCCGCGATCCAGCGCAGGCCGAGAAGATCATCGACGACGGCGACGCCGATCTCGTCCTCCTTGGACGCGAGTTGCTGCGCGAGCCATACTGGGTTGTGAAGGCGTTGCAGGAATCCGGCCGGGAGGCGCCCTGGCCGATCCCCTACGGCTACGTCTTCAAGCATCGACGGTGA
- a CDS encoding STAS domain-containing protein has protein sequence MSLNIRVEDDVTILSNFGRLMNDPRHVDAARDVQDRLDQGERNFIMEMNGVHETGAAFLGLLMTITRAVRKERGDVVLARPSPAIRRMVEEMHMDDYWDVFDSVEEATAFYHRHDDPK, from the coding sequence ATGTCTCTCAACATCCGCGTCGAAGACGACGTGACGATCCTCAGCAACTTCGGCCGGCTCATGAACGACCCCCGGCACGTCGACGCGGCGCGGGACGTTCAGGACCGGCTCGACCAGGGCGAGCGGAACTTCATCATGGAGATGAACGGCGTCCACGAGACGGGCGCCGCATTCCTCGGCCTGTTGATGACGATCACCCGGGCCGTCCGCAAGGAGCGCGGCGACGTCGTCCTCGCCCGCCCCAGCCCGGCTATCCGCCGCATGGTCGAGGAAATGCACATGGACGACTACTGGGACGTCTTCGACTCCGTCGAGGAGGCGACGGCCTTCTACCACCGCCACGACGACCCGAAATGA
- a CDS encoding Gfo/Idh/MocA family protein gives MKRRDFLTQSALVGASGSFLKGAPAIARASEESPNSKVRFACIGVGGKGDSDSNDAGKFGEIVALCDIDEKTLDKKAEKFPNAKKYYDYRKMLEEMGDKIDAVTVSTPDHTHAVAAVQAMRMGKHAFVQKPLTWSIEEARLLRNLAAEKKLCTQMGNQGTAANGLREGAELLRAGAIGPVKEIHVWTNRPIWPQGIAGFKDFPGIPNNVHWYEWLGPAHDRPYHAGYHTFGWRGWLDFGTGALGDMACHTINVAAKGLDLFDPVAAEVIDTSGIVDNQTYPAWSIIKTYFGERDGRPPLTLTWYDGGKNLPEDKRVFKELLHGEKPAGSGLLIVGEKGSFYSVNDYGAEYTLLPKDKYQDFKKPEPTLPRSPGHFQEFVEAIKTNNPSNAQSNFDYAGRLTETVLMGVLALKVGSKIEWDAQNMKVKGRPDADQFIRRDYRKGFSIHV, from the coding sequence ATGAAGCGACGTGATTTCCTGACCCAGTCCGCCCTCGTCGGGGCGTCCGGCAGCTTCCTCAAGGGCGCCCCGGCGATCGCGAGGGCTTCCGAGGAGTCGCCGAATTCCAAGGTCCGTTTCGCCTGCATCGGCGTCGGCGGCAAAGGCGACAGCGACAGCAACGACGCCGGCAAGTTCGGCGAGATCGTCGCCCTCTGCGACATCGACGAGAAGACGCTCGACAAGAAGGCCGAGAAGTTCCCCAACGCCAAGAAATACTACGACTACCGCAAGATGCTGGAGGAGATGGGCGACAAGATCGACGCCGTCACCGTCAGCACCCCCGACCACACCCACGCCGTCGCCGCCGTGCAGGCGATGCGGATGGGCAAGCACGCCTTCGTTCAGAAGCCGCTGACCTGGTCGATCGAGGAAGCCCGGCTGCTCCGGAACCTCGCCGCCGAGAAGAAGCTGTGCACGCAGATGGGCAACCAGGGCACCGCCGCCAATGGTCTCCGCGAGGGAGCCGAACTGCTCCGCGCCGGCGCCATCGGCCCGGTCAAGGAGATCCACGTCTGGACCAATCGGCCGATCTGGCCGCAAGGCATCGCCGGCTTCAAGGACTTCCCGGGCATCCCCAACAACGTCCACTGGTATGAGTGGCTGGGACCCGCCCATGACCGCCCTTATCACGCCGGCTACCATACGTTCGGCTGGCGCGGCTGGCTCGACTTCGGCACCGGCGCCCTGGGCGACATGGCCTGCCACACCATCAACGTCGCCGCCAAGGGCCTCGACCTGTTCGACCCGGTCGCCGCCGAGGTCATCGACACCTCCGGCATCGTCGACAACCAGACCTACCCCGCCTGGTCGATCATCAAGACTTACTTCGGCGAGCGCGACGGCCGTCCCCCGCTGACCCTCACCTGGTACGACGGCGGCAAGAATCTCCCCGAGGATAAGCGAGTCTTCAAGGAACTGCTCCACGGCGAAAAGCCGGCCGGCAGCGGCCTGCTCATCGTGGGCGAGAAGGGATCGTTCTACTCGGTGAACGACTACGGCGCCGAGTACACCCTGCTGCCCAAGGACAAGTACCAGGATTTCAAGAAGCCCGAGCCCACCCTGCCCCGCTCGCCCGGCCACTTCCAGGAGTTCGTGGAAGCGATCAAGACCAACAACCCGTCGAACGCGCAGTCGAATTTCGACTACGCCGGCCGCCTGACCGAGACCGTCCTGATGGGCGTGCTCGCGTTGAAGGTGGGCTCCAAGATCGAGTGGGACGCCCAGAACATGAAGGTCAAGGGCCGCCCCGACGCCGACCAATTCATCCGCCGCGACTATCGTAAGGGCTTCTCGATCCACGTCTGA
- a CDS encoding selenium-binding protein SBP56-related protein, whose protein sequence is MSRRRPVFVTDPRLWIILAVLGLLLGSSPSALGAAKYLYIWAGHVDHSSPDFFAVIDFDATSPGYGKVLNTVPLPGHGSTFNEPHHINLSADKKILACGGLLSVLSGQPGIFFFDVTNPRSPRFLFSSADPNSSITDDFFPLPSGGFLVTQMGSADGGSPGRVVEFDALLRRVGSWPTSPPVDGFNPHGIAVRPDLNLMLTSDFILPASTLGVVPGPPVLRSTIRVWDLGRRRIVKTIEAPGGVGMMDVRLIPGDGRGRAYSAGMFDGGLYLIDPTIGLASRVYDFENVKPHMDVPMGPMPQILQVSSDGTRLLTGLFQAGQVVMLDTTSRSFPVQVAVVNLGLGAGPHNMVLTDDNRLIVTDYFLVEDMFPFASPGKVELEGDHKVQVIDVQRNSLTRNPRFELDFNTAFPSGPARPHGIAVK, encoded by the coding sequence ATGAGTCGACGTCGGCCCGTGTTCGTGACCGATCCGAGGCTCTGGATCATCCTGGCCGTCCTGGGCCTCTTGCTTGGGTCGTCTCCGTCGGCTCTGGGCGCTGCGAAGTATCTCTACATCTGGGCCGGCCACGTCGATCATTCGAGCCCCGACTTCTTCGCCGTGATCGATTTCGACGCGACCTCGCCGGGTTACGGCAAGGTTCTCAACACGGTGCCCCTCCCCGGCCATGGCTCGACCTTCAACGAACCCCACCACATCAACCTTTCGGCCGACAAGAAAATCCTGGCCTGCGGGGGCCTCCTGAGCGTCCTCAGCGGTCAGCCCGGGATCTTCTTCTTCGATGTCACCAACCCGCGGAGCCCGCGGTTCCTGTTCTCGTCGGCCGACCCGAACTCGAGCATTACCGACGACTTCTTTCCACTCCCCAGCGGCGGCTTCCTGGTCACGCAGATGGGCTCGGCCGACGGCGGATCGCCCGGCCGCGTCGTCGAATTCGACGCTCTGCTGCGCCGGGTCGGCTCATGGCCGACGTCGCCTCCCGTCGACGGCTTCAACCCGCACGGGATCGCGGTCCGCCCCGACCTGAACCTGATGCTAACCAGCGACTTCATCCTTCCCGCCTCGACGCTCGGCGTCGTCCCGGGGCCGCCGGTCCTCCGGAGCACGATTCGGGTCTGGGATCTTGGGAGACGCCGAATCGTCAAAACCATCGAGGCGCCCGGCGGAGTCGGGATGATGGACGTGCGCCTCATCCCGGGCGATGGTCGCGGCCGAGCCTACAGCGCGGGGATGTTCGACGGGGGGCTCTACCTCATCGATCCGACGATCGGCCTGGCGTCGCGGGTGTACGATTTCGAGAACGTGAAGCCCCACATGGACGTCCCGATGGGGCCCATGCCGCAGATCCTCCAGGTGTCGAGTGACGGCACACGCTTGCTGACGGGCCTCTTCCAGGCGGGCCAGGTGGTGATGCTCGACACGACGAGCCGGTCGTTCCCGGTACAGGTCGCCGTTGTCAACCTGGGGCTTGGGGCCGGACCGCACAACATGGTGCTGACCGACGACAACCGGTTGATCGTCACCGACTACTTCCTCGTCGAGGACATGTTCCCGTTCGCGAGCCCTGGGAAGGTCGAGCTCGAGGGGGACCACAAGGTCCAAGTGATCGATGTGCAGCGGAACAGCCTGACGCGGAACCCGCGATTCGAGCTCGATTTCAACACGGCGTTCCCGAGCGGCCCGGCCCGGCCGCACGGCATCGCAGTCAAGTAG
- a CDS encoding efflux RND transporter periplasmic adaptor subunit, protein MRAADGASRAGWTILKVVEMRLRFVVLMVGTGLVFGYWDTLANHFEKWSRPTRGAAKVVGGLEYYCPMHPSVVLATSASCPICGMPLAKRALGDAVALPEGVLSLVRMTPGQVAQAGVKTVAVGFRRRDERMTTVGSISFDESRRFQVASNARGSLCLDRVYASSEGVTVQAGQRLADLYGYDMAQAIRVYRDAVVAREAAPADNLPATPLGDPKERVDLAIQGLKVLGVRQNQIEAIAAGSLSSELLPILAPISGHIVRKSIQEGQYVSEGQFLFEIVDLSRVWFVAQVFEDQLGRVEVGRRIEATIPTFPGEVFTGRVALIAPTLDPTTRTAAVRFEIDNPGHRLRPGMYATVTLNLAPESREAKEPTTCPVTGLRLGSMGNPVETEVDGRTIRLCCEGCIAKLKSNPAAYLPRPGTSSEDVVLSVPESAVVDTGSHKIVYVESAPGVFEGRSVDLGPLSGGDYPVLAGLASGERVAAAGAFLIDAESRLNPGATVAKKPASDVAEPLASTSRLRGGREPRLQP, encoded by the coding sequence GTGCGCGCTGCGGACGGAGCTTCGCGAGCCGGCTGGACGATCCTGAAGGTCGTCGAGATGCGACTTCGGTTCGTCGTCTTGATGGTGGGCACGGGGCTGGTCTTCGGCTACTGGGACACGCTCGCCAATCATTTCGAGAAATGGAGTCGGCCGACGCGAGGAGCGGCGAAGGTCGTGGGCGGCCTGGAGTATTACTGCCCGATGCATCCCTCCGTCGTCCTCGCGACGTCGGCCTCATGCCCTATCTGCGGCATGCCGCTGGCGAAACGGGCGCTCGGCGACGCCGTTGCTCTGCCTGAGGGCGTCCTTTCGCTGGTCCGCATGACGCCCGGGCAGGTCGCGCAGGCGGGCGTCAAAACGGTCGCCGTGGGCTTCAGACGACGAGACGAGCGGATGACGACGGTTGGGTCGATCAGCTTCGACGAGAGCCGCCGATTCCAGGTTGCGTCGAACGCCCGCGGCAGCCTCTGTCTCGATCGCGTCTACGCATCGTCCGAGGGCGTGACCGTTCAGGCGGGCCAACGGCTCGCCGACCTGTATGGCTACGACATGGCCCAGGCGATCCGAGTCTACCGCGACGCCGTCGTCGCGCGCGAGGCCGCCCCCGCGGACAACCTGCCGGCGACCCCGCTCGGAGACCCCAAGGAACGAGTCGACCTCGCCATCCAGGGGCTGAAGGTGCTTGGGGTGCGCCAGAACCAGATCGAAGCGATCGCCGCGGGGAGTCTCTCCTCGGAACTCCTTCCCATCCTCGCCCCGATCAGCGGCCACATCGTTCGCAAGTCCATCCAGGAAGGTCAATACGTCTCGGAGGGGCAGTTCCTCTTCGAGATCGTCGACCTGAGCCGGGTCTGGTTCGTCGCCCAGGTCTTCGAGGACCAACTCGGTCGCGTCGAGGTGGGCCGTCGGATCGAAGCGACCATCCCGACTTTCCCCGGCGAGGTCTTCACGGGACGCGTCGCGTTGATCGCCCCCACGCTCGACCCGACCACGCGTACGGCCGCGGTCCGCTTCGAGATCGACAACCCCGGACATCGTCTCCGGCCCGGGATGTACGCGACCGTCACGTTGAATCTCGCGCCGGAGTCTCGGGAGGCCAAGGAGCCGACGACTTGTCCGGTCACGGGCCTTCGGCTCGGTTCGATGGGAAATCCGGTGGAAACCGAAGTGGACGGGCGGACGATCCGGCTCTGCTGCGAAGGCTGCATCGCGAAGTTGAAATCCAATCCCGCGGCTTATCTCCCCAGGCCCGGCACCTCTTCGGAGGACGTCGTCCTCAGCGTGCCCGAGTCGGCGGTCGTCGACACAGGATCGCACAAGATCGTCTACGTCGAATCCGCTCCAGGGGTCTTCGAGGGGAGGTCGGTCGATCTCGGCCCGCTCTCCGGGGGGGATTACCCCGTTCTCGCCGGCCTCGCGTCTGGCGAACGAGTCGCAGCGGCCGGCGCTTTCCTGATCGACGCTGAGTCCCGCCTCAACCCGGGGGCGACGGTTGCGAAAAAGCCGGCAAGCGACGTCGCCGAGCCCCTTGCGAGCACCTCGCGACTTCGAGGCGGTCGGGAGCCTCGCCTGCAGCCCTGA